Proteins encoded by one window of Winogradskyella sp. PG-2:
- a CDS encoding RidA family protein, protein MKKIINTSKAPAPIGPYNQAVLVGNTLYTSGQIALHPDTMELVLDDIKTETKQVMENMKAVLAAADMTFENVFKTSIFISDMNNFSQINEVYGQYFNEDTAPARETVEVANLPKFVNVEISMIAVK, encoded by the coding sequence GTGAAAAAAATAATCAACACTTCAAAAGCACCTGCACCAATAGGACCATACAATCAAGCAGTTTTGGTAGGTAATACTTTATATACGTCTGGTCAAATCGCTTTACATCCAGACACTATGGAATTGGTTTTAGATGATATAAAAACCGAAACCAAGCAAGTAATGGAAAACATGAAAGCCGTTTTAGCTGCTGCAGATATGACGTTTGAAAATGTTTTTAAAACTTCAATCTTTATTAGCGATATGAATAATTTCTCGCAAATTAATGAAGTGTATGGGCAATATTTTAATGAAGATACTGCACCAGCAAGAGAAACTGTAGAAGTTGCTAACTTACCAAAGTTTGTAAATGTTGAGATTAGTATGATTGCTGTAAAGTAA
- a CDS encoding TIGR02757 family protein — MKLKKAELKDFLDSKVELYNNPKFIESDPIQIPHQFSKKEDIEIAGFLTATIAWGNRKSIINNANKMMELLDHSPFEFITQHQDSDLERLQGFVHRTFNSDDFMQFIKSLQHIYKTHNGLEAVFSMHAKTASLQQSIHEFKTIFFEVPHLERTKKHVSDPLKNSAAKRINMYLRWMVRNDKNGVDFGIWKSLSPSQLSCPLDVHSGNVARKLGLLKRKQNDGKALVELDKALRRLDPNDPVKYDFALFGLGVFEGF, encoded by the coding sequence TTGAAACTCAAAAAAGCAGAACTAAAAGACTTCTTAGACTCTAAAGTAGAACTCTATAATAATCCAAAATTTATTGAGAGTGATCCGATACAAATACCACATCAGTTTTCTAAAAAAGAAGATATAGAAATTGCTGGCTTTTTAACCGCTACTATAGCTTGGGGAAATCGTAAAAGCATTATTAATAATGCTAATAAAATGATGGAGCTATTAGACCACTCCCCTTTTGAGTTTATTACACAGCATCAAGACTCTGATTTAGAGCGTTTACAAGGTTTTGTACATCGCACGTTTAACAGTGACGATTTTATGCAGTTTATTAAAAGCTTGCAACATATTTATAAAACACATAATGGACTAGAAGCTGTATTTTCTATGCATGCTAAGACAGCTTCACTTCAACAAAGTATCCATGAGTTTAAAACCATTTTCTTTGAAGTACCTCATTTAGAGCGTACCAAAAAACATGTAAGTGATCCGCTTAAAAACTCTGCAGCCAAACGTATTAACATGTATCTCCGTTGGATGGTACGTAACGATAAAAATGGTGTAGATTTTGGCATTTGGAAAAGCCTCTCGCCTTCTCAATTGAGTTGCCCATTAGATGTGCATTCTGGAAACGTTGCACGCAAACTTGGACTTCTAAAACGTAAACAAAATGACGGCAAAGCCTTAGTAGAATTAGATAAAGCATTGCGACGATTAGACCCAAATGATCCTGTAAAGTATGATTTTGCTTTATTTGGTTTAGGTGTTTTTGAAGGCTTCTAA
- a CDS encoding fibrobacter succinogenes major paralogous domain-containing protein gives MKQLLQFTLISLAAVLFINCSDDTDDNSQQQLRTVTDIDGNVYNTIVIGNQTWMLENLKVTTFKDGTPITQFTFAEHGNNWGSLNNQDAFYQYANTDDLNNAVDFDMPFEYYGAMYNHFAIESGKLAPEGWRIPSAQDFMELENYFATNGFSGNEATALKSTTGWFASSGNGTDAIGFNGLPNGYVSTPGTPTFAEGICTWATSDFNATNATRTAVQLFDQETILYSNNAIQIGAGVRCIKN, from the coding sequence ATGAAACAATTACTCCAATTTACACTAATTAGCTTAGCTGCCGTATTATTTATAAACTGTTCTGATGATACTGATGATAATAGTCAACAGCAGCTAAGAACAGTTACAGATATAGATGGTAATGTTTATAATACTATAGTGATTGGTAACCAAACCTGGATGTTAGAAAATTTAAAGGTTACTACTTTCAAAGACGGTACACCAATTACACAATTCACATTTGCCGAGCATGGCAATAATTGGGGAAGTTTAAATAACCAAGACGCATTTTATCAATATGCAAATACAGACGATTTAAATAATGCTGTAGATTTTGATATGCCTTTCGAATATTATGGTGCTATGTATAATCATTTTGCAATAGAAAGCGGGAAATTAGCACCAGAAGGTTGGAGAATTCCTTCGGCACAAGACTTTATGGAACTGGAAAACTATTTTGCCACTAATGGTTTTTCGGGTAATGAAGCTACAGCATTAAAATCTACTACTGGTTGGTTTGCTTCTAGTGGAAATGGTACTGATGCTATTGGCTTTAATGGTTTGCCAAACGGTTATGTGAGTACACCTGGAACACCAACATTTGCTGAAGGTATTTGTACTTGGGCCACTTCAGATTTTAATGCTACAAACGCGACAAGAACTGCGGTACAATTATTTGATCAAGAGACTATTTTGTATAGTAATAATGCGATACAAATAGGTGCTGGCGTTCGCTGTATAAAAAATTAA
- a CDS encoding peptidase M61, whose protein sequence is MKNYIAILGLSVILVGCGPTKPKVDDLAISNPIETAIDLTAVVDDKVPVTINPGRFTLETLTYRLPRIVQGTYSISDFGKYIDDFKALDYDGNEMAFTKIDSNTWTVPNGTKLDKIQYYVNDTFDIESTGGIGGEQPFSPAGTNIEEDNYVLNLHGFIGYFDSLKNNQYALDVTAPAAFIRTSALEDKGMKASEDGTTITSSYFAQRYFDITDNPMMYGKLDVEEFMVGDIKIVLSVYSPNKVHTAASQKETVYKMMQAQKEYLGDVNTTPRYDIYLYLSDGSETAPKGMGALEHHTSTVVVLPESSSKEGLAASIVDVVAHEFFHIVTPLSVHSEDVHYFDYNKPTFSKHLWMYEGVTEYFAQHFQVYEGLVDNQAFYNTIMSKIATSKNLDDAMSFTIMSENVLDDPYDKQYYNVYMKGALIGMCIDILMRKESDGNRSMLSLMKELSAKYGKEKPFVDDNLIAEITAMTYPSVGEFLMTHVEGDIPINYNNFFTMAGLTLGESEVATNYIFAGGQNIIFDADQEKGLIKFSPMAIKNSFWKSQGIQAGDIIKKVNGADLTLANAQQVVGGMFGWQEGQEITMDIERNGEPMKIETKLTKATALSESLVESEYATDAQKATRRAWLKG, encoded by the coding sequence ATGAAAAATTATATAGCCATTCTAGGCTTGAGCGTAATTTTGGTAGGTTGTGGACCAACAAAACCAAAAGTGGATGATTTGGCAATTAGTAACCCAATTGAAACAGCGATAGATTTAACAGCAGTAGTAGATGATAAAGTGCCAGTAACTATCAATCCTGGTCGTTTTACTTTAGAAACTCTAACCTACAGATTACCAAGAATTGTCCAAGGAACTTATTCTATAAGCGATTTTGGAAAATATATAGATGATTTTAAAGCTTTGGATTATGATGGAAATGAAATGGCTTTCACTAAAATTGATAGCAATACATGGACAGTTCCTAATGGAACTAAATTAGATAAGATTCAATACTATGTAAATGATACGTTTGATATTGAATCTACTGGTGGAATAGGTGGCGAGCAACCATTTTCTCCGGCAGGAACTAACATAGAAGAAGATAACTATGTTTTAAATCTACATGGATTTATTGGTTATTTCGATTCTTTAAAGAACAACCAATACGCTTTAGATGTTACTGCACCAGCTGCATTTATTAGAACTTCAGCTTTAGAGGATAAGGGAATGAAGGCAAGTGAAGATGGAACAACGATTACTAGCAGTTATTTTGCACAGCGTTACTTCGATATTACTGATAACCCAATGATGTATGGTAAATTAGATGTTGAAGAATTTATGGTTGGTGATATTAAAATTGTGTTGAGTGTATACTCACCAAATAAAGTGCATACAGCTGCAAGTCAAAAAGAGACTGTTTATAAAATGATGCAAGCCCAGAAAGAATATTTAGGTGATGTAAACACAACACCAAGGTATGATATTTACTTATACTTATCTGATGGTTCTGAGACTGCGCCTAAGGGAATGGGTGCTTTAGAGCACCATACTTCTACGGTAGTTGTATTGCCTGAATCTTCTAGTAAAGAAGGTTTGGCCGCATCAATTGTAGATGTCGTAGCGCATGAGTTTTTTCATATAGTAACACCGCTTTCTGTACATTCTGAAGATGTGCATTACTTTGACTATAACAAACCAACATTCTCAAAACATTTATGGATGTATGAAGGTGTAACAGAGTATTTTGCACAACATTTTCAAGTGTATGAAGGTTTAGTAGATAATCAAGCTTTTTATAATACTATAATGTCTAAAATAGCGACTTCTAAAAATTTAGATGATGCGATGAGTTTCACTATAATGAGTGAAAATGTATTAGATGATCCATATGATAAGCAATATTATAATGTTTATATGAAAGGTGCTTTGATAGGCATGTGTATTGATATTTTAATGAGAAAAGAAAGTGATGGCAACAGAAGTATGTTGTCTTTAATGAAAGAGCTATCTGCAAAATATGGAAAAGAAAAGCCCTTTGTAGATGATAATCTCATTGCTGAAATTACTGCAATGACATACCCAAGTGTAGGAGAGTTTTTAATGACACATGTAGAAGGAGATATACCAATTAATTATAACAATTTCTTTACAATGGCAGGTTTAACTTTAGGAGAATCTGAAGTGGCTACTAACTATATCTTCGCTGGTGGACAAAATATTATTTTTGATGCAGACCAAGAAAAGGGTTTAATTAAGTTTTCGCCTATGGCAATAAAGAATTCGTTTTGGAAATCTCAAGGTATCCAAGCGGGTGATATTATTAAAAAGGTAAATGGTGCTGATTTAACATTAGCAAATGCACAGCAGGTTGTTGGTGGTATGTTTGGATGGCAAGAAGGTCAGGAAATTACTATGGATATAGAACGTAATGGTGAGCCAATGAAAATTGAAACTAAATTAACCAAAGCCACTGCGTTGAGTGAATCTTTAGTTGAATCCGAATATGCTACTGATGCTCAAAAGGCTACTAGAAGAGCTTGGTTAAAAGGGTAA
- a CDS encoding BatA domain-containing protein, with protein MQFKHPELLYALFLLVIPILIHLFQLRRFQKVQFTNVKFLKSVKLQTRKSSQLKKWLTLISRMLLLACAIIAFAQPFIPNTDDFNEVQETVIYLDNSFSMQAKGSNGTLLNEAIQDIINTLPEDETISFFTNDDTYRNTTVKALKNDLIQLSHSPSQLNYEAAYLKGKQLFSKNGGSTKNLILVSDFQQNSNPLSFEADSTLQLRLVQPKSNLSSNISIDSLYISNTSAKTLDINVSLSNQSAPIDNVSISLFNNDELLAKNSVTVNKETEASFTIPNNSVINGKLIIDDAGLQYDNTFYFNINEKLKIKVLAINNNTDDSFLKRIYTEDEFDFKSFNLSTLNFNLIPNQNLIVLNEIEEVSSALQTALNTFKKDGGSILIIPSSKISLESYNQLFKNNLISIYNTIITSKTRITSINYDHPLLVNTFYSKVTNFQYPNVDISYRFSSNSNSVLSYEDGTPFLVGNDKFFAFSSALNNTNSNFKNSQLIIPVLYNIGLQSLKLSKLYYTIGKPNSIAIQTSIGQDDILTLNSEATSVIPLQKTYSKAVVLETEDFPNTAGILNVMNKNTALQNLSFNFNRNESRLNYYDLSTLDTVTTDSSLEATINTIKSSTTINALWKWFVIFALVFLIIEILLLKYLK; from the coding sequence ATGCAGTTTAAACACCCAGAATTACTTTACGCTTTATTTTTACTGGTCATTCCTATTCTCATTCATTTATTTCAGTTACGGCGTTTTCAGAAGGTTCAATTTACCAACGTAAAATTTTTAAAATCTGTAAAACTACAGACAAGAAAAAGTTCTCAACTAAAAAAATGGTTGACTTTAATATCGCGTATGCTCTTACTTGCATGTGCAATCATTGCATTTGCGCAACCTTTTATTCCGAATACTGATGACTTTAATGAGGTTCAGGAAACTGTGATTTATTTAGATAATTCCTTTAGCATGCAGGCTAAAGGAAGTAATGGAACATTACTCAATGAAGCTATTCAAGACATTATTAATACACTGCCAGAAGACGAAACCATTAGTTTCTTTACTAATGACGATACCTACAGAAATACAACCGTAAAAGCATTAAAGAATGATTTAATTCAATTATCTCATTCGCCTTCACAATTAAACTATGAAGCAGCTTACTTAAAAGGCAAACAATTATTCTCTAAAAATGGTGGCTCTACAAAGAACTTAATTCTGGTGTCAGACTTTCAGCAAAATTCAAATCCTTTAAGTTTTGAAGCAGATAGTACCTTACAATTAAGGTTAGTACAGCCAAAATCAAACTTATCATCTAATATTAGTATTGATAGTCTTTATATTTCTAATACATCTGCCAAGACTTTAGATATTAATGTATCCTTATCTAATCAGTCTGCACCTATTGACAATGTATCCATTTCATTATTTAATAATGATGAGCTATTAGCTAAAAATTCTGTCACTGTTAATAAGGAAACTGAAGCTTCTTTTACTATACCAAATAATTCAGTGATTAATGGGAAATTAATTATTGACGATGCAGGTTTACAATATGATAATACGTTCTATTTTAATATTAATGAGAAACTAAAAATTAAAGTCTTAGCTATTAATAATAACACTGACGACTCGTTTCTAAAACGCATCTATACTGAAGATGAATTTGATTTTAAAAGCTTTAATCTCAGTACACTTAATTTCAACTTAATTCCTAATCAAAATTTAATTGTTCTCAACGAAATTGAGGAAGTCTCTTCTGCGCTTCAAACTGCATTAAATACATTTAAAAAAGATGGTGGCAGCATCTTAATAATACCTTCAAGTAAAATATCTTTAGAATCTTATAATCAACTATTTAAAAATAATTTAATATCGATATATAATACTATTATTACTTCTAAAACACGTATAACTTCTATCAACTATGACCACCCACTTTTAGTAAATACATTTTATTCTAAAGTGACTAATTTTCAATACCCAAATGTTGATATATCTTATCGTTTTTCTTCAAATTCTAATAGTGTATTATCCTATGAAGATGGCACTCCCTTTTTAGTTGGTAATGATAAGTTTTTTGCTTTTTCTTCAGCTTTAAACAACACTAATTCAAACTTTAAAAATTCACAATTAATAATTCCGGTACTTTATAATATTGGGTTGCAAAGTCTTAAGCTTTCAAAATTATATTATACAATTGGCAAACCTAATTCTATAGCTATTCAAACATCAATAGGACAAGATGATATCTTAACTTTAAACTCTGAAGCAACATCGGTAATTCCTTTGCAAAAAACATATAGCAAAGCGGTTGTATTAGAAACTGAAGATTTTCCCAATACGGCTGGTATTCTTAATGTAATGAATAAGAATACTGCTCTACAGAATTTAAGTTTTAATTTTAATCGAAATGAAAGTCGTCTAAATTATTATGATTTAAGCACTTTAGATACTGTTACAACAGACTCTAGTTTAGAAGCAACAATTAATACTATAAAAAGTAGCACAACTATTAATGCGTTATGGAAATGGTTTGTTATTTTTGCCCTAGTATTTTTAATTATTGAAATACTACTTCTAAAATATCTTAAATGA
- a CDS encoding VOC family protein has product MIKGLYETHLFVENLERSIDFYSNVLGLELCRKRDDRRTAFFWIGQPKQQMLGLWEKPKDEIDIRHFAFQCDPDWILNESVNFLKDKKLNFWNFLNDGTERPMVFAWMPAIAIYFSDPDGHDLEFIGLLEGESKPVKTILSYEEWKAQQETI; this is encoded by the coding sequence ATGATTAAAGGACTTTATGAAACGCACTTATTTGTAGAGAACCTTGAGCGCTCAATAGACTTTTATTCTAATGTATTGGGTTTAGAACTTTGCCGTAAACGCGACGATAGACGCACAGCCTTTTTTTGGATAGGTCAACCTAAGCAACAAATGCTTGGTTTATGGGAAAAACCTAAAGATGAAATAGATATTAGACATTTTGCTTTTCAATGTGATCCTGATTGGATACTCAACGAGTCTGTTAACTTTTTAAAAGACAAAAAATTAAACTTCTGGAATTTCTTAAACGATGGCACAGAAAGACCAATGGTATTTGCTTGGATGCCAGCTATAGCAATTTATTTTAGCGATCCTGATGGACACGACCTAGAGTTTATAGGTCTTTTAGAAGGAGAATCAAAACCCGTAAAAACTATTCTTTCCTACGAAGAATGGAAAGCGCAACAAGAAACAATATAA
- a CDS encoding glycosyltransferase family 2 protein, producing MSQPLISILVPFKNTEEYIAECMESILKQSYTNWEAIFVDDNSDDTSYTIVKTFSKQDNRIKPLKNNNSGIISALQTAYKRCKGEYITRMDSDDIMTPNRLKLMLNNLKKHGKMRLAVGQVKYFRADGLSDGFARYEKWLNRLTKTGSNYSEIYKECVIPSPCWMLHRDDFEACDGFNPARYPEDYDLAFRFYKAGYTCIPCNDVLVHWRDYNTRTSRTHVHYAENSFLDLKVHYFLDLNYDASRPLAIWGAGTKGKTLSKILIQLEIPFYWICDNPKKIGKHIYDQELLNFDYLTELNHPQSIVTVANEQAQEDIKLYFKNQNMRSMIDYFFFC from the coding sequence ATGTCACAACCTCTCATTAGCATTTTAGTGCCTTTTAAGAACACAGAAGAATATATTGCCGAATGTATGGAATCTATTTTAAAACAGAGCTATACAAATTGGGAAGCTATTTTTGTTGATGATAATTCTGATGACACCTCCTATACCATTGTTAAAACCTTTTCTAAACAAGATAATCGTATAAAACCTCTTAAAAACAATAACTCTGGAATTATTAGCGCGTTGCAAACGGCATACAAGCGTTGCAAAGGTGAATACATTACTAGAATGGATAGTGATGATATTATGACACCTAACCGATTAAAATTGATGCTTAATAATCTTAAGAAACATGGCAAAATGCGTCTTGCCGTTGGACAGGTTAAATATTTTAGAGCTGATGGTTTGAGTGATGGCTTTGCACGTTATGAAAAATGGCTCAACCGATTGACAAAAACAGGAAGCAACTATTCTGAAATCTATAAAGAATGTGTAATTCCTTCGCCATGTTGGATGCTCCATCGTGATGATTTTGAAGCTTGTGATGGCTTTAATCCTGCTCGTTATCCTGAAGATTACGACTTAGCGTTTCGGTTTTACAAAGCTGGTTATACTTGTATTCCTTGCAATGATGTTCTAGTCCATTGGCGCGATTATAATACAAGAACTTCAAGAACTCATGTGCATTATGCAGAAAATTCATTTTTAGATTTAAAAGTGCATTACTTTCTAGATTTAAATTATGATGCATCTCGTCCATTAGCTATTTGGGGAGCTGGAACTAAAGGGAAAACGCTCTCCAAAATTTTGATTCAGTTAGAAATCCCTTTTTATTGGATCTGTGACAACCCAAAGAAAATTGGGAAGCACATCTATGACCAAGAGCTATTAAATTTCGATTATTTAACAGAACTCAATCATCCGCAAAGTATAGTGACTGTTGCAAATGAGCAAGCACAAGAAGACATTAAGCTTTACTTTAAGAATCAGAACATGCGATCGATGATTGATTATTTCTTTTTCTGTTAA
- a CDS encoding S10 family peptidase translates to MKFRFTLLLTLCFAFSFSQDLKIPVDTTYITNGSVTIKGKQVNYKAETGFQPVWDAEGKMIASLYYTYYKRTNDAKGNNRPIIYSFNGGPGSASVWMHIAYTGPKILKIDDEGYPVQPYGVKDNPNSILDVADIVFINPVNTGFSRKVAGADGKMPDDKLFFGVNADIKYLASWMNTFTTRHNRWESPKYIIGESYGGTRVMGLSLELQNRQWMYLNGVIMVSPADYKVLRVGGPLSSSLNLPYYTAAAWYHKMLPPRLQSKDLLEILPEAEDFAINRLMPALAKGGSISDYEKEGLVSKMSYYSGLSEKVIAQQNLDVPNRFFWKELLRDSTGETIGRLDSRYIGIDKVETGTSPDYSAELTSWLHSFTPAINYYVRNELGFKTDVKYNVFGNVGNWDRTNDNTRENLRQAMAQNPYLKIMTQSGYYDGATTYFSAKYSQWQIDPSGKMKDRMSFKGYRSGHMMYLRNEDLIKANDDLRDFIESSLPKGKSAKY, encoded by the coding sequence ATGAAATTTCGTTTCACACTACTCCTTACACTTTGCTTTGCCTTTAGTTTTTCACAAGATCTAAAAATTCCTGTGGATACAACTTATATTACTAATGGTTCTGTAACTATAAAGGGAAAACAAGTGAATTATAAAGCAGAAACTGGTTTTCAACCGGTTTGGGATGCAGAAGGTAAAATGATTGCCTCTTTATATTACACATATTACAAACGCACTAATGATGCTAAAGGAAATAACAGACCTATCATCTATTCGTTTAATGGTGGACCCGGTTCTGCTTCCGTATGGATGCATATTGCTTACACTGGTCCTAAGATTTTAAAAATTGATGATGAAGGATATCCTGTGCAACCTTATGGTGTAAAGGATAATCCTAATTCTATTTTAGATGTTGCAGATATTGTATTTATAAACCCCGTAAATACAGGTTTCTCTAGAAAGGTTGCAGGTGCTGATGGTAAAATGCCAGATGACAAATTGTTCTTTGGTGTTAATGCAGACATTAAATATTTAGCAAGTTGGATGAATACCTTTACCACACGTCATAACCGATGGGAATCACCAAAATATATTATTGGTGAGAGCTATGGTGGAACGCGTGTTATGGGTTTATCTCTAGAGCTTCAGAACAGACAATGGATGTACCTTAATGGAGTTATTATGGTATCACCAGCTGATTATAAAGTATTACGTGTTGGTGGACCATTATCATCGAGTTTAAATTTACCATACTATACTGCAGCTGCTTGGTATCACAAGATGTTACCTCCGCGATTACAATCTAAAGACTTATTAGAGATACTGCCTGAAGCCGAGGATTTTGCTATCAACAGATTAATGCCTGCACTTGCTAAAGGAGGTTCTATTTCAGATTATGAAAAAGAAGGTCTTGTGAGTAAAATGAGCTATTATTCTGGCTTGTCTGAAAAAGTAATTGCACAACAAAATTTAGATGTTCCAAATCGTTTCTTCTGGAAAGAACTTCTACGCGACTCAACTGGTGAGACTATTGGTCGTTTAGATTCAAGATATATTGGTATAGACAAGGTAGAAACTGGTACAAGTCCAGACTATAGTGCAGAATTGACTTCTTGGTTACATTCCTTTACGCCCGCTATTAACTATTATGTAAGAAACGAATTAGGCTTTAAAACTGATGTAAAGTATAATGTGTTTGGTAATGTTGGTAATTGGGACAGAACTAATGACAATACTAGAGAAAACCTTAGACAAGCCATGGCACAGAACCCATACTTAAAAATAATGACACAATCTGGTTATTACGATGGAGCAACTACTTATTTCTCTGCTAAATACTCACAATGGCAAATAGATCCTAGTGGCAAAATGAAAGATCGCATGTCTTTTAAAGGTTACAGAAGTGGACACATGATGTACTTAAGAAATGAAGACCTTATTAAAGCTAATGATGATTTAAGAGATTTTATTGAAAGCTCTCTTCCTAAAGGAAAATCAGCAAAGTATTAA